One genomic window of Cuculus canorus isolate bCucCan1 chromosome 11, bCucCan1.pri, whole genome shotgun sequence includes the following:
- the THOC7 gene encoding THO complex subunit 7 homolog has protein sequence MGAVTDDEVIRKRLLIDGDGAGDDRRINLLVKSFIKWCNSGSQEEGYTQYQRMLSTLSQCEFSMGKTLLVYDMNLREMENYEKIYKDIENSIAAAHEKISECKKQILQAKRIRKNRQEYDALAKVIQHHPDRHETLKQLEALGKELQHLSHIKENVEDKLELRRKQFHVLLSTIHELQQTLENDEKLSEAEESQETQMETENKQ, from the exons ATGGGGGCCGTGACCGACG atgAAGTTATCCGCAAGCGGCTCCTGATCGATGGGGACGGGGCCGGCGACGACCGCCGGATCAATCTGTTGGTGAAGAGCTTCATTAAGTGGTGTAACTCCGGATCGCAAGAGGAagg TTACACCCAGTACCAACGAATGCTGAGTACTTTATCACAGTGCGAATTTTCCATGGGAAAGACTCTTCTGGTGTACGACATGAACctgagagaaatggaaaattatgaaaaaatctACAAGGATATAg aaaatagtatAGCTGCCGCACATGAGAAGatttctgaatgcaaaaaaCAAATCCTGCAAGCAAAAAGAATTCGAAAAAATCGCCAGG aatatgATGCATTGGCTAAAGTCATACAACACCATCCAGACAGACATGAAACACTGAA GCAGCTGGAAGCTTTGGGAAAAGAACTTCAACATCTTTctcacattaaagaaaatgttgaagATAAG TTGGAGCTGAGAAGAAAGCAGTTTCATGTTCTCCTGAGTACCATCCATGAACTTCAGCAAACCCTGGAAA ATGATGAAAAACTCTCAGAAGCTGAAGAATCTCAAGAAACTCAAATGGAAACAGAGAACAAACAGTAG